The region CAACCCTGATGCACCTGAGATATACCCCGGTGACGAGGTGACGGTTCGATTAACGTACGGAGATCGAACAGCCGAATTCCCTGCCAAAGGGACAAAAAGTACCGTTTCCAATCCGGCGGCGTTCAAAGCTGTAAGAGGAAAACAGCCCGTAGGTAGCTTTGAAGAGTACGAGAAAGTGAAACAGATGCTAAAGCAGGCGGAGTCTGATAGCAAGTAAATCGGTTAAAACGGGCTCAGTAAGTGCTCAGTTCATCAAGGGTCCGCGTAAGCGGCTATCTCACGCGCCGGTCGGCGCGGACGGTACGTCACCGCTCGACTCCTCGCCGTGACGCTCCCGGAGTCGCCGGATGCGCTCCGGAATCGGCGGGTGGGACATGTGGAACGCGGCGTACGCCGGGTGCGGGAAGGGGTTGCTGAGGTTCTCGCCCGCCAGCGTCGCCAACGCCTCCGAGAGGGGTTCCGGGTCGCCCATCACGTCGGCGGCGAAGTCGTCCGCCTCGCGTTCGTGCGCCAAGGAGAGGCGGTTCGTCAGCGGCGACGTGAGCGAGAGAACCGGCCCGGCGAAGAGGACGCCGACGACCAGCCCAGCGTACGTCACCTCGGGGAGCGAGAACGCCGCGTACGCCCACTCCGAGGACGTGACCCACCCGAGGAACGCGAAGACGACGGCCATCCGGACGGCCGAGAGGCCGAGTTGCTTCCAGATGTGCGCGCGCTTCCAGTGGGCGAGTTCGTGCGCTAACACCGCCTGCATCGCCCGGCGGTCCATCTGTTCGATGAGCGTGTCGAACAGGACGACGCGCTTCGTCCGCCCGAACCCGACGAAGTAGGCGTTCGAGTGCGACGACCGGCGACTGGCGTCCATCTCGTACACCTGCTCGCAGTCGAACCCGGCGCGGTCGAACACGTCCTCGACGGCGTCTCTGAGCGCTCCGGCCTCGACGGGTTCGAAGTCGTTGAAAAGCGGCGCGACGAACCGCGGGTAGATAACGAGCATCGCCAACGAGAGGCCGACGACGGCCGCCCACCCGGCGACGGGCCAGAGGGTCGGAAGCAGTTCGACGGCCCCGAGGACGATACCGGCGACGACGGCGGCGAACGCCCCCGAGAGGACGACTCCGAGGGCGAGGTCCCGAAGCCACAGGCCGACCGTCTGGTTGTTGAAGCCGAAGCGCTCCTCGATTCGGAACGTCTTCCACGCGTCGAACGGCGCGGCGAGCACCCGACTCCCGACGGCGGCGGCGACGACGAGAACCACCCCCTGCGCGACGGGCGGGAGGCCCGTCTCCGTCAGTGCGACCACCGCGTCGGCGAACGCCCCCGAGAGGAGGACGGCCAACAGAACCAGCAGGCTCACCCACGACTGCGCGCGCGAGAGGACCGTCTTCGCCCGTTGGTATGCGAGGAGGCGGTCCGTGTCATCGACGCCGAGTTCGTCCCGCACCCACTCTTCTGCGGTGCGCACCGCGCGAGCGCCGTACGTCAGGTTCAGGTAATCGAGCGCCGTGAACAGCAGTTCCGTACCCGCCAGCAGTGCGGCCAGTGCCAGCGCGAGTTGCGATACCATCTCACTCCCGTAGTGGGGTCCGGAGGAACGTAAGCGCCGCGGAGACGCGACGTGCGTCGGGGAGACGCCGGGAGATGCGACGACCCACCGGTTCGGCCGCCGCCCGACGCAGTCGTTCCCCGACTCAGTCGTCGCCGACCGTCTCCGTCGGTCCGGACCCGCGTCCGCGGGGGAGTCGCTCGAAGACGACGAGTTCGTCCGGGAGCGACAGCGACGCCACCTCGTACCCCGCCCGGAGCCAACTTCGGGCGTGGGGGTGGGACTCCTCGCTGTTCGTCCACCACTGCCGCCAGTTCCGCGCGGAGTCGGGCACGGGCGCGCCGAGGACGACTTCCAACTCCGCGAAGGAGAGTCGGACGCGGTCGAGTTCGTGGTCCGCGAGGTAGTCGTACAGCGGTCCGTACTTCCCGCTCGGCGGCGACCCTCGACGGACCGTCCCCGCCGCGTCCGACCCGGCGGCGCGGTTCGTCGTCGCGTCGTCCGTCGCCGCGTCGTCCGTCGCCGGGCCGTTCGTCGTCACGTCGCCCGATTCTCTCCGATTCGAGGCGGCGGACGCCGCGTCCGCCGTCGCTTCCGCCGCGTTGGCGACTGCGGCCTCCACCGCCGCCTCGCCGTCCTCGCGGTTCCACGCCGCGTCGAACGCCGAGAGGAGGTCCCCGCGGATGATGCGGCGGAGCGCCCCGTTCTCCTCGTCGGTCCCCTCGAAGTCGGCCGTCGAGTGGAGGTGGACGTGCACGTCCTTCCCCGCGCGGGCGGCGTGGAACACGTTCGTGTTCACTCGACAGACCCGCTCGGCGCCGCCCTCGTAGCAGTCGGCCGGCGAGACGTCGCCGTACCCAGACGAGAAGCGGTCGGCCACGTCGGCCGCCTCGCCGACGTACACCGCCTCGTCGTCGACGGTGACGAGGTAGACGCCGGGACGCGACGCTCGGGGGTCTCTCACCTCGAACCGACAGAACGGCCCCCAGCCGTCGCTGTGGACCGCGCGTTCGTCGGACGCTTCGTACTCGCGTTGCGGCGTCTGGACTGCGACGACGCCGTCGTCGGTTCGGTCGGGGTCGAGACGGCTGACCGTCTCGAACTCGTACCCGCAGACTTCCATGCGTCGCCTCTCTGCGGCACCTACAAAAACGTTCACTCGAACGAGAACGAATTCGGCGGCTCGCGCCGACCCGCCGCGGTCACTCGCGGTTGACTTCCGTGACGGTGCCGACGCCCTTCGACCGCCCCTCGCGGAAGACGAAGCGTTGGCCCTCCTCGACCAGATACGGGCGGAACTTGAACTCCACCGTGGCGGTGCCGGTGTCGCCGGGGAGCAACTGCCCGCCCTCGGGGTGGAAGACGACGGCCTCGCTCAGCGTCTCCAAGTGGACGACCGGTTCGTAGCCGTCGCGGATGCGCGTCGGGTGGTTCAGCACCATCACTTCCGCCTCGAACGACCGGACCGGACTCGGGTTCGCGTCCGCCGGGAGCAGCACCATCCCGCGCTCTAACTCCGACTCCTTGATGCCCTTGAGAGCGATGCCGACGATTCGCCCCGCCTTCGCCCGGTCGACCCGGTGGTAGTGCATCTCGATGGAGCGAACCTCCACCTCGCGGAACGACCCGTCCGGCATCGGGCCGACGAGGAGTTCGTCGCCCGCCTCGACGCTGCCGGAGTTGACCGTGCCCGAGGCGACGGCGCCGACGCCCGTCACGGAGTACGACCGGTCGATGTACATCCGGAAGTCCTCGCGCGCCTCCGAGACGGTCTTCGGCAGGCCCTCGAACAGGTCGTTGAGCGCGTCGATACCCTCCATCGTCACCGCGCTCGTACGGACGATGGGGACGACGGAGTCGCTTATCTCCTCTATCGCGCTCTCGACGCCGTAGCGCTCGACGAGAAGCGGCGTCCGACCCACGTCGCGCAGGAGGCGTTCGACCTCCCGTTCGACTTCGAGGGCGCGTTCCTCCGAGACGGCGTCGGCCTTGGTGATGGCGACCAGCGTCGGCAGTTCCATCGCCAACAGGATGCCGAGGTGTTCGCGCGTCGTCTTCGTCGGCCCGTCGTCGGCGGCGACGACCAACAAGCCGTAGTCGAGTCGCTGGCCGACGAGGCCGCGAATCGTCGTCCGGAGCCACGGTTCGTGGCCCACCGTATCGACGAAGGAGACGAGTCGGTCGGCCTCTTGGACGACTCTCGCGCGGTCGGACTTCCGGTGGGGGTTGTCCATGTGGACGGGGCCGTCGTCGCCGAACCCGTAGACGGCGTACGAGAGGTCCGCCGACAGGCCGCGTTCGACTTCGTGCGGTTGCACGTCGAGGAAGCCGCGGGTGCTTCCCTGTCCGTCGTCGGCCTGCCCGGTGAC is a window of Halopelagius longus DNA encoding:
- a CDS encoding DUF7662 domain-containing protein; its protein translation is MEVCGYEFETVSRLDPDRTDDGVVAVQTPQREYEASDERAVHSDGWGPFCRFEVRDPRASRPGVYLVTVDDEAVYVGEAADVADRFSSGYGDVSPADCYEGGAERVCRVNTNVFHAARAGKDVHVHLHSTADFEGTDEENGALRRIIRGDLLSAFDAAWNREDGEAAVEAAVANAAEATADAASAASNRRESGDVTTNGPATDDAATDDATTNRAAGSDAAGTVRRGSPPSGKYGPLYDYLADHELDRVRLSFAELEVVLGAPVPDSARNWRQWWTNSEESHPHARSWLRAGYEVASLSLPDELVVFERLPRGRGSGPTETVGDD
- a CDS encoding GTPBP1 family GTP-binding protein, translating into MSADRAVLEEALERGEEEGGSIEFKERLSRDVHLSDGRMESLAAQLRHRVLSGDGKATYVVGVTDDGGIAGISPAAFSESMDVLSLLAEEAGAHIDDVETWGVGDDSAERGLVGVATVCEGAVLDTDDDHIVVGTAGHVDHGKSTLVGSLVTGQADDGQGSTRGFLDVQPHEVERGLSADLSYAVYGFGDDGPVHMDNPHRKSDRARVVQEADRLVSFVDTVGHEPWLRTTIRGLVGQRLDYGLLVVAADDGPTKTTREHLGILLAMELPTLVAITKADAVSEERALEVEREVERLLRDVGRTPLLVERYGVESAIEEISDSVVPIVRTSAVTMEGIDALNDLFEGLPKTVSEAREDFRMYIDRSYSVTGVGAVASGTVNSGSVEAGDELLVGPMPDGSFREVEVRSIEMHYHRVDRAKAGRIVGIALKGIKESELERGMVLLPADANPSPVRSFEAEVMVLNHPTRIRDGYEPVVHLETLSEAVVFHPEGGQLLPGDTGTATVEFKFRPYLVEEGQRFVFREGRSKGVGTVTEVNRE
- a CDS encoding M48 family metallopeptidase is translated as MVSQLALALAALLAGTELLFTALDYLNLTYGARAVRTAEEWVRDELGVDDTDRLLAYQRAKTVLSRAQSWVSLLVLLAVLLSGAFADAVVALTETGLPPVAQGVVLVVAAAVGSRVLAAPFDAWKTFRIEERFGFNNQTVGLWLRDLALGVVLSGAFAAVVAGIVLGAVELLPTLWPVAGWAAVVGLSLAMLVIYPRFVAPLFNDFEPVEAGALRDAVEDVFDRAGFDCEQVYEMDASRRSSHSNAYFVGFGRTKRVVLFDTLIEQMDRRAMQAVLAHELAHWKRAHIWKQLGLSAVRMAVVFAFLGWVTSSEWAYAAFSLPEVTYAGLVVGVLFAGPVLSLTSPLTNRLSLAHEREADDFAADVMGDPEPLSEALATLAGENLSNPFPHPAYAAFHMSHPPIPERIRRLRERHGEESSGDVPSAPTGA